One genomic region from Bacteroidales bacterium encodes:
- a CDS encoding cob(I)yrinic acid a,c-diamide adenosyltransferase: MKGYIHIYTGNGKGKTTAALGLSLRAVGAEKKVFFAQFVKGEAYSEVKAIQKYLPDITIKQYGLKCFIYEKPSQADIDTAREGLKEVSEIILLGKYDVIVLDEANIAIYYNLFTDDELINIIKQKPDETEIIITGRYATDKLIEFADLVTEMKEIKHYYNQGVLARKGIES; this comes from the coding sequence ATGAAGGGATATATACATATTTATACCGGCAACGGCAAAGGAAAAACAACCGCAGCATTAGGATTATCATTAAGAGCAGTTGGCGCAGAGAAAAAGGTTTTTTTCGCTCAATTTGTGAAAGGTGAAGCCTATTCGGAAGTTAAAGCGATACAAAAATATTTACCCGACATCACAATAAAGCAGTATGGGCTAAAATGTTTTATCTACGAAAAGCCCTCACAAGCTGATATAGATACAGCTCGCGAGGGACTTAAAGAGGTTTCCGAAATAATTTTATTAGGCAAGTACGATGTGATTGTATTAGATGAGGCAAACATCGCTATCTACTACAACCTCTTTACTGACGACGAGCTTATAAATATTATTAAGCAGAAACCCGACGAGACTGAAATTATTATTACAGGTCGCTATGCAACAGACAAGCTAATTGAATTTGCCGATTTAGTTACCGAGATGAAAGAGATTAAGCATTACTATAATCAAGGTGTACTGGCAAGGAAAGGCATAGAGAGCTAA
- a CDS encoding ComEC family competence protein — MALFIKQSPFFRLFLFTISGIITAQYFEIESTWLLSVALVFWTVLLVVYGLIKNIKIDIFWGFGFNALCFLVGFILAQNAKPLNDLPDFESNSGFTIIIEQNEGRINNRNRYLGRLYFTDNHKFLDKTVKVRLLADTTETEIKEGDIVFCIGRLQKIENRGDPGEFDYKTWANRKQIYYSSFVPKGKCTIVGYDEPTQIKQWISSIRIWIEQCFTKFGITGNQNAVLIALTTGDKASLDPELKSAFTTAGLMHVLAVSGLHVGIIYLVLSWIVKPLTFFRQGRILRIVIVITALWLYAFFTGMAPSVKRAVLMFSFLVVGEASGRKYSGQNSLFASAFFLMIFNPNIIFELGFQLSYLAVFGIFQFHKPIYNLFCFKNKLLDKIWSLSALSISAQLATTPISLLYFNQFPLYFLLGNIVIVPLVGVIIQGAILFMALSFYAPLAKIVAWCVNLMLKFMTGTTELIAKLPYSQITGIYIDVVMVIALYALFLIAHSYFKSHSPRTLVGLSTLLCSLLIYSATKSHILGNSNEIHVFKTANSPIYIVESKNVHSIVADSTVPVERHIAQLSNFYGARLNHASYNEVQGRVSVWEHPAGKILIAPENILSSIDTTIFEKVDVVVRSKPVRKFKN; from the coding sequence ATGGCACTATTTATCAAGCAGTCGCCTTTCTTTCGTCTTTTTTTATTTACGATTTCGGGGATTATTACGGCTCAATACTTCGAAATTGAAAGTACATGGTTATTGTCTGTAGCTCTTGTGTTTTGGACTGTTTTGCTTGTTGTTTACGGATTAATAAAAAACATAAAAATTGATATTTTTTGGGGATTTGGATTTAACGCTCTCTGTTTTTTAGTCGGTTTTATATTGGCGCAAAATGCAAAGCCTCTTAACGATTTGCCTGACTTTGAAAGCAATAGCGGATTTACCATTATAATTGAACAAAACGAGGGCAGGATAAACAATAGGAATAGATATCTTGGACGATTGTACTTTACTGATAATCATAAATTTCTCGATAAAACAGTAAAAGTAAGACTACTTGCCGATACGACTGAAACCGAAATAAAAGAGGGGGATATTGTTTTTTGTATCGGAAGACTTCAAAAAATAGAAAACCGCGGTGATCCCGGCGAATTTGATTACAAAACATGGGCAAACCGCAAGCAGATTTATTACAGTTCGTTCGTTCCCAAAGGCAAATGTACAATTGTAGGCTATGACGAGCCAACACAAATCAAACAGTGGATTTCAAGCATTAGGATTTGGATTGAGCAATGTTTTACAAAGTTTGGAATTACCGGCAATCAAAATGCCGTGCTTATAGCCCTAACGACAGGTGACAAGGCAAGTCTTGACCCCGAATTGAAAAGTGCATTTACAACGGCTGGATTAATGCATGTGCTAGCTGTCAGTGGGTTGCACGTGGGTATTATCTATTTGGTTCTTAGCTGGATAGTTAAACCGCTAACATTTTTCCGTCAAGGTAGGATTTTAAGAATCGTTATAGTAATTACTGCACTTTGGCTGTATGCCTTTTTTACAGGAATGGCTCCATCTGTAAAACGAGCTGTGTTAATGTTTTCGTTTTTAGTTGTAGGCGAGGCTTCCGGCAGAAAGTATTCAGGACAAAATTCGCTGTTTGCTTCGGCATTTTTTCTTATGATTTTTAATCCAAACATAATATTCGAATTAGGGTTCCAGTTGTCGTATTTAGCGGTATTCGGTATTTTTCAATTTCATAAACCCATATATAACCTTTTCTGTTTTAAAAACAAACTGCTTGATAAAATATGGAGTCTTAGCGCATTGTCGATATCAGCTCAACTTGCTACAACGCCCATAAGTTTACTCTATTTCAATCAGTTTCCGTTATATTTTCTGTTGGGGAATATTGTAATTGTTCCGTTGGTGGGAGTTATTATTCAAGGGGCAATTTTATTTATGGCACTTAGTTTTTATGCGCCTTTGGCTAAAATAGTTGCGTGGTGCGTTAACCTAATGCTAAAGTTTATGACAGGAACTACCGAGTTGATTGCAAAGCTTCCCTATAGCCAGATTACAGGAATTTATATTGATGTGGTTATGGTTATTGCCCTTTACGCACTTTTCCTGATAGCGCACTCTTATTTTAAGTCGCACAGTCCCAGAACTTTAGTCGGATTATCGACGCTATTATGTTCACTTTTGATATATTCGGCAACAAAAAGCCATATTCTAGGTAACAGTAACGAAATACACGTCTTTAAAACAGCAAACAGCCCGATTTATATTGTGGAATCCAAAAACGTACACTCAATTGTTGCAGATTCGACAGTGCCGGTTGAGCGTCATATAGCGCAACTCTCTAACTTTTATGGTGCAAGACTAAATCACGCAAGTTACAACGAGGTTCAGGGTCGGGTTTCGGTTTGGGAGCATCCTGCTGGGAAGATTCTGATTGCTCCCGAGAATATCCTTTCAAGTATTGATACTACGATTTTTGAAAAGGTTGATGTTGTTGTGAGAAGTAAGCCTGTTAGGAAGTTTAAAAATTAG
- a CDS encoding HXXEE domain-containing protein, with product MNETKLLMALLPVIFIFHDFEEIIMFKPWLAKNKSEIEKRFPKLNDLLNKKQIYSLSTSAFAVAVLHEFILISIVAYLSLWYGAYYLWFAAFSAYFIHLLVHIGQWIIWRKYVPVIISSIIALPYCIYTLYLFIKNGQTSFEALLLWALIGVIITLLSFPSAFYFALKFNKWKSNYCNDK from the coding sequence ATGAATGAAACAAAGTTATTAATGGCACTTTTACCTGTGATTTTTATATTCCACGACTTTGAAGAAATCATAATGTTCAAACCATGGCTTGCAAAAAACAAATCAGAAATTGAAAAACGTTTTCCTAAACTGAATGACTTATTGAACAAAAAACAAATATACTCGCTTTCAACCTCTGCTTTTGCTGTTGCAGTGTTACATGAATTTATACTGATTTCTATTGTTGCATATTTGTCACTTTGGTATGGTGCATACTACTTGTGGTTTGCCGCTTTTTCGGCTTACTTCATACACCTTTTAGTCCATATTGGGCAATGGATAATATGGCGTAAATATGTTCCCGTAATTATTTCATCTATAATTGCATTACCTTATTGTATTTATACACTCTACCTTTTTATTAAAAATGGACAAACGAGTTTTGAAGCCTTGCTATTATGGGCATTGATTGGTGTTATAATCACTTTGTTAAGTTTCCCTTCTGCTTTTTATTTCGCTTTGAAGTTTAACAAATGGAAAAGCAATTACTGTAATGACAAATGA
- a CDS encoding insulinase family protein: MQSIHRKRDISDMIDFQQYTFPSGLRLVHVSDKSMVAHFGVVFGTGSRDELPKEHGIAHFIEHMLFKGTTNRKPYHILSRMEDVGGEIDAYTTKEMIVIASSFPKQYFSRAVELVSDITFNSTFPAKEIQKEKEVVFEEINMYKDSPSEFIYDVFDSLLYGDHPMGKNILGTPESISKFDETSLKNFWARQVIPLNTIVCSAGDIPFKKVVALVEKSFCDFKNISSPVKREKPETAPIFAKSVKKNTHQAHCIMGTSAFDVKSKYRVPLKILTNLLGGPGMNSRLNLSLREKYGLVYQVDAYYYPFSDSGNFGVYFGTDSNSVDRCKELVYKEISKLADCKLGTMQLHNAKRQVKGQIILGSENHSSLMLSTAKSVLMFDKIWTIEEILSDVDSVTDSLLLETANRLFENRQLSTLLFY, from the coding sequence TTGCAATCAATTCATAGAAAAAGAGATATTTCTGATATGATTGATTTTCAACAATATACTTTCCCTTCGGGTTTGCGTTTGGTTCATGTTTCCGATAAAAGTATGGTTGCACATTTTGGTGTTGTTTTTGGTACAGGCTCGCGTGACGAGTTGCCAAAGGAACATGGCATAGCCCATTTTATAGAACATATGCTTTTTAAAGGTACGACAAATCGTAAGCCTTATCATATTCTTAGTCGTATGGAAGACGTTGGCGGAGAGATAGATGCCTACACAACTAAAGAGATGATTGTCATCGCATCGAGTTTTCCCAAACAATATTTTAGTCGTGCCGTTGAGTTGGTTTCAGATATTACGTTCAACTCGACTTTCCCCGCAAAGGAGATTCAGAAAGAGAAAGAGGTTGTGTTCGAGGAAATTAATATGTATAAAGACTCTCCGTCTGAGTTCATATATGATGTTTTTGATAGCCTGCTATATGGCGATCATCCAATGGGTAAAAATATTCTCGGCACGCCGGAATCAATAAGTAAATTCGACGAAACGAGCCTTAAAAATTTCTGGGCAAGACAGGTTATTCCCCTAAACACAATTGTTTGTTCGGCTGGCGACATCCCTTTTAAAAAGGTGGTTGCGTTGGTTGAGAAGAGCTTTTGCGATTTCAAAAATATATCGTCTCCTGTAAAGCGGGAAAAGCCTGAAACCGCTCCGATATTTGCAAAATCTGTAAAGAAAAACACACATCAAGCCCACTGTATTATGGGAACGTCGGCTTTTGACGTTAAAAGCAAATATCGTGTTCCTCTTAAAATTCTTACAAACTTACTCGGCGGACCGGGAATGAATTCACGCCTAAACCTCTCTTTACGCGAGAAATATGGATTGGTCTATCAGGTTGATGCCTACTACTATCCGTTTTCTGATAGTGGAAATTTTGGAGTCTATTTTGGCACCGATTCCAACAGTGTTGACAGATGTAAAGAGTTGGTTTATAAAGAGATATCTAAACTTGCGGATTGCAAGTTGGGAACCATGCAGTTACACAATGCAAAACGTCAAGTCAAAGGACAAATAATACTTGGCTCTGAAAATCACTCAAGCTTAATGTTATCGACAGCAAAATCGGTACTTATGTTTGACAAAATTTGGACTATCGAAGAGATTCTGTCAGACGTTGATTCTGTGACAGACTCCCTGTTGTTAGAGACGGCAAATCGTCTGTTTGAAAATCGCCAATTATCAACACTCTTATTTTATTAA
- a CDS encoding electron transfer flavoprotein subunit alpha/FixB family protein translates to MNNQDNQNVFVFIEQRGGEISKVALELLGKATQLAGALKQKVVAMLAGHNVKNSAQKLIEYGADIVLIADHPNLEHYLTEQYTQAIGQMITKYKPNIVLFGATTIGRDLAPRLSARLATGLTADCTKLEIDEEGKFLMTRPAFGGNLMATIICPDHHPQMSTVRPGVMQKNVADKSRKGEVVDFKVEFDNSKFKVEIVENVTETKNKIDIADAKILVSGGRGVGCHEGYEKLYELAKLLKAERSASRALVDAGVATQDRQVGQTGKTVRPDLYFAIGISGAIQHLAGMEESDYIIAINKDKFAPIFGVADLGIVGDLCKIVPLLTQRLADELADR, encoded by the coding sequence ATGAATAATCAAGATAATCAAAATGTTTTTGTTTTTATAGAACAGCGAGGTGGGGAAATCTCGAAAGTTGCACTTGAGTTGCTTGGTAAAGCCACTCAACTTGCTGGCGCACTGAAACAAAAGGTTGTTGCTATGCTTGCAGGGCACAACGTAAAAAACAGTGCACAAAAATTGATTGAATATGGCGCAGATATCGTTCTAATTGCTGATCACCCTAACCTCGAACACTATCTAACTGAACAGTATACACAAGCAATAGGGCAAATGATTACCAAATACAAGCCCAACATTGTGTTGTTTGGCGCAACAACCATAGGTCGCGACCTTGCACCACGCCTGTCTGCACGCTTAGCGACTGGTCTTACAGCCGACTGTACAAAACTTGAGATTGACGAAGAGGGTAAATTTCTTATGACACGTCCTGCCTTTGGCGGAAACCTTATGGCAACGATTATTTGTCCCGACCATCATCCGCAGATGTCAACCGTTCGCCCTGGCGTAATGCAGAAAAATGTTGCCGACAAGTCACGCAAAGGCGAAGTAGTTGATTTTAAGGTTGAGTTCGACAACTCAAAATTTAAAGTTGAGATTGTTGAGAACGTTACCGAAACCAAAAATAAGATTGATATTGCAGACGCAAAAATTCTTGTCTCTGGTGGACGTGGTGTTGGTTGCCACGAGGGATACGAGAAACTCTACGAACTTGCAAAACTGTTGAAAGCCGAGAGGTCGGCATCTCGCGCCCTTGTTGACGCAGGTGTTGCAACCCAAGATCGACAAGTTGGTCAAACAGGTAAAACGGTTAGACCTGACCTCTACTTTGCTATCGGTATTTCCGGAGCAATTCAGCACCTTGCAGGAATGGAAGAGTCCGATTATATTATAGCTATCAACAAAGATAAGTTTGCACCAATTTTCGGCGTTGCCGATTTGGGTATTGTTGGCGACTTGTGCAAAATAGTTCCACTATTAACACAACGTCTTGCAGACGAATTGGCTGATAGATAA
- a CDS encoding elongation factor Ts — translation ANGDFERAVEIIREKGKLVAAKRADRDATEGVVLAKVTDNKKYGAIVTLNCETDFVAKNADFVQFAQSILDIALANKPSDLEALKGLKLDGRPIKEVITEQIGVIGEKIDLSYFQFVEGDSCVAYIHPGNKLASLLSFTGEISDEAAKDVAMQTAAMAPVGIDKDDVPADVVEKELEIAREKAKAEGRPENMLDKIAQGRLQKFFQESTLLNQEFVKEGKITVREYLAKNAPAAKVKGMKRFSLND, via the coding sequence AAGCTAATGGAGACTTTGAACGTGCAGTAGAAATTATCCGAGAAAAAGGTAAACTTGTTGCTGCAAAACGTGCCGACAGAGACGCAACCGAAGGTGTTGTTTTGGCAAAAGTTACAGATAATAAAAAGTATGGTGCAATTGTAACCCTTAACTGTGAAACCGATTTCGTGGCTAAAAATGCCGATTTCGTACAATTTGCACAATCAATACTTGATATTGCATTAGCAAATAAACCCTCTGACTTAGAAGCATTAAAAGGATTAAAACTCGATGGACGACCAATTAAAGAGGTTATCACTGAGCAAATTGGTGTTATAGGCGAGAAAATTGATTTATCGTACTTCCAATTTGTCGAAGGAGATAGCTGTGTGGCATATATCCACCCGGGTAATAAACTTGCTTCGTTATTATCATTTACAGGCGAAATAAGTGACGAAGCTGCTAAAGATGTTGCAATGCAAACAGCAGCAATGGCTCCAGTTGGAATAGATAAAGATGATGTTCCCGCTGATGTTGTTGAAAAAGAGCTTGAAATAGCACGCGAAAAAGCTAAAGCAGAAGGAAGACCTGAAAATATGCTTGACAAAATTGCACAAGGACGTTTGCAAAAATTCTTCCAAGAGAGCACTCTTTTAAATCAAGAGTTTGTGAAAGAAGGCAAAATTACTGTTCGTGAGTATTTAGCCAAAAACGCTCCTGCAGCAAAAGTAAAAGGTATGAAACGTTTCAGTTTGAATGACTGA
- a CDS encoding O-methyltransferase, whose product MPASKTELHEYISAHTSPESQLLQEVNRQTHLKVLQPHMISGHVQGRFLSMLSRMKKPKRILELGTFTGYSALCLAEGLADDGELITIESNDELEELILNNFAKYSRPEALKLMIGEALEILPQLDGKFDLVFIDADKTEYPQYLQLIIPLLNKNAFIVADNVLWYEKVLDLSAHNDPSTKALAEFNAMINSDKHFQNIILPLRDGLMIAEYTIGN is encoded by the coding sequence ATGCCAGCGTCCAAAACCGAACTGCACGAGTATATTTCGGCTCACACATCGCCAGAGTCGCAGTTGTTACAAGAGGTAAACCGACAAACACATTTGAAAGTCTTACAACCACACATGATTTCGGGGCACGTTCAAGGTCGTTTCCTGTCAATGTTAAGCAGAATGAAAAAGCCTAAACGGATACTCGAATTAGGTACATTTACAGGCTATTCGGCACTCTGCTTAGCCGAGGGGCTTGCCGATGATGGCGAGCTAATAACCATCGAGAGTAACGACGAATTAGAAGAGCTAATTTTAAACAATTTTGCAAAATATAGCCGTCCAGAGGCTTTAAAGCTGATGATAGGAGAGGCTTTAGAAATACTGCCCCAATTGGACGGAAAATTCGATTTGGTCTTTATAGATGCCGATAAAACTGAATACCCTCAATATTTGCAATTGATAATTCCTTTACTAAACAAAAATGCATTTATCGTTGCCGACAACGTGTTGTGGTACGAAAAGGTTCTAGATTTGTCTGCCCATAACGACCCTTCGACCAAGGCGTTGGCTGAATTTAATGCAATGATAAACAGCGACAAACATTTTCAGAATATCATTTTACCGTTGCGCGATGGATTGATGATAGCCGAATACACCATCGGCAATTAG
- a CDS encoding oligosaccharide flippase family protein codes for MKRTFVSSLILLIFLNLLVKPFWVFGIDRSVQLAVGESAYGMYFALFNFSLLLNILLDVGITNYNNRNIAQHQFLLSKHFSNLVALKGLLAIFYAVITLSAALIVGYRGYQLNMLLLLMFNQFLSSFILYLRSNISALQLFKTDSVMSVVDRTLMIIICSYLLWGRATGTPFKIEWFIYAQTLSYSITALIALLIVISKVDKFKIHFDLAFNRVMLKQSFPYALLILLMAFYNRIDSVMIERLLPEGAADAGIYAQGFRVLDAATMIGYLFAGLLLPIFSYMIKNKEDVAQIVKLALMLLIVPALLLAFGCLFFRYDIIQLLYHHRNAYGVNVFGILILGFVPIATTYIFGTLLTANGSMKQLNTMASISMALNIILNLILVPRYQATGAAISSLVTQTFAASAQVFIAVKVFGFKVRQQYAVKFFLFLVAIVMLGFLVTVLRQHFSFSWYYYLAIYISVGLLLSVLLKLFSFKGLYEIIRYNT; via the coding sequence TTGAAACGAACTTTTGTCTCCAGCCTTATCCTTTTAATTTTCCTTAACCTTTTGGTTAAGCCTTTTTGGGTGTTTGGAATAGATAGAAGTGTACAACTTGCCGTTGGGGAAAGTGCTTACGGAATGTACTTTGCCCTTTTTAATTTTTCGCTGCTTCTAAATATTTTGTTGGATGTTGGTATAACAAATTACAACAATCGCAATATTGCACAACATCAGTTTTTGCTTTCAAAGCACTTTTCTAACCTCGTGGCACTCAAGGGCTTGCTGGCAATTTTTTATGCCGTGATAACGTTATCAGCCGCCCTTATTGTCGGATATCGTGGTTATCAGCTTAATATGCTTTTATTGCTGATGTTTAATCAGTTTTTGTCCTCTTTTATTCTATATCTGCGTAGTAACATCTCGGCATTGCAGTTGTTCAAGACAGACAGCGTAATGTCTGTTGTTGACCGAACGCTTATGATTATTATATGTTCCTATTTGCTTTGGGGAAGAGCCACAGGAACACCGTTTAAAATCGAATGGTTTATTTATGCACAAACCTTATCATACTCAATTACCGCTTTAATTGCACTCCTTATCGTAATCAGTAAAGTTGATAAATTTAAAATCCATTTCGATTTAGCTTTTAACCGCGTAATGCTAAAACAGAGTTTCCCGTATGCCTTGCTTATATTGCTTATGGCGTTTTACAACAGAATTGATTCTGTAATGATTGAGCGGTTATTGCCCGAAGGTGCAGCAGATGCTGGTATTTATGCTCAAGGTTTTAGAGTGTTAGATGCAGCAACAATGATTGGATATCTGTTTGCGGGGCTTTTACTTCCAATATTTTCGTATATGATTAAAAACAAGGAAGATGTGGCACAAATTGTAAAACTTGCACTAATGTTGTTAATTGTTCCCGCTCTGTTATTAGCCTTTGGGTGTCTTTTCTTTAGATACGATATTATACAGTTGCTTTACCATCACAGAAATGCATATGGTGTAAATGTGTTTGGAATACTTATTCTTGGCTTTGTGCCCATTGCAACAACCTATATTTTCGGCACTCTGCTCACAGCAAACGGGTCGATGAAACAACTAAATACAATGGCATCAATTTCAATGGCTTTAAATATTATTCTTAACCTGATTTTAGTTCCTCGTTATCAGGCAACTGGCGCAGCTATTTCAAGTCTTGTTACACAAACATTTGCCGCTTCTGCTCAAGTTTTTATTGCGGTAAAAGTTTTTGGATTTAAAGTGCGACAGCAATATGCGGTTAAGTTTTTTCTTTTTTTAGTTGCGATTGTGATGTTAGGTTTCCTTGTTACTGTTTTACGACAACATTTTTCATTCAGTTGGTACTATTATTTAGCAATATATATATCTGTTGGATTATTGTTGTCGGTATTGCTCAAACTGTTTTCGTTTAAAGGACTATACGAGATTATCAGATACAATACCTAA
- a CDS encoding amidohydrolase — protein MNKKLLSEVAKLQPEMKEWMDYMHQNPELNMDTPKTAKYIADKLKSWGYDVVEGIGGTGVVASMTVGNGKKSIGMRADFDALPILEDNNLPYKSKVEGWSHLCGHDSHATMLLGAGKYLATTKNFNGTVRLIFQPGEETMEGAPAMVADGLFKRFPVDAVYGMHNMPGLPLGKFHFREGETMAAVDNWEIELTGKGSHGSMPELSIDPLVCGASLVMALQTIVSRNVSPWKNSVVNVGAFQSGIAGNAVPQKAILRLSIRNMEPDLRIMVLDKIRKITKAQAEAFNCQYEIREGVAGAVLINTPENTKWAANVAKATFGEDQVVENMHPYMGSEDFAFMLKEKAGTYCMIGNGDTFMVHHPKYVFNQDMLSRGATYWVALTEDYLK, from the coding sequence ATGAACAAAAAATTATTATCTGAAGTTGCAAAGCTTCAACCCGAAATGAAAGAGTGGATGGACTATATGCACCAAAATCCTGAACTAAACATGGATACTCCTAAAACAGCCAAATACATAGCCGATAAACTAAAATCGTGGGGCTACGATGTTGTTGAAGGCATTGGCGGAACAGGTGTTGTAGCATCTATGACCGTAGGTAACGGGAAAAAATCTATTGGTATGCGTGCCGATTTCGATGCACTACCCATTTTAGAAGATAACAATTTGCCGTACAAGAGCAAAGTAGAAGGCTGGTCGCACCTTTGCGGACACGACTCACACGCTACGATGTTACTCGGCGCGGGAAAATACTTGGCAACAACCAAAAACTTTAACGGAACCGTCCGTTTAATCTTCCAACCCGGCGAAGAGACCATGGAAGGAGCTCCAGCAATGGTTGCAGACGGTCTGTTCAAACGTTTCCCTGTTGACGCTGTTTATGGAATGCACAATATGCCCGGTTTACCTTTAGGAAAATTCCATTTCCGCGAGGGCGAAACAATGGCTGCCGTTGATAACTGGGAGATTGAGCTTACAGGTAAAGGCTCACACGGCTCAATGCCTGAGCTAAGTATCGACCCATTGGTATGCGGAGCTTCTCTTGTAATGGCACTACAAACTATCGTAAGCCGCAACGTATCGCCATGGAAAAACTCGGTGGTAAACGTGGGAGCATTTCAGTCAGGTATAGCAGGTAATGCTGTTCCACAGAAAGCTATCTTGCGTTTGAGTATCCGTAATATGGAGCCTGACCTTCGCATTATGGTTCTTGATAAAATCCGCAAAATTACAAAAGCGCAAGCCGAAGCGTTTAACTGTCAATATGAAATCCGCGAGGGCGTTGCAGGAGCAGTATTAATCAACACTCCCGAAAACACCAAGTGGGCAGCAAACGTAGCAAAAGCTACCTTTGGCGAAGATCAAGTTGTGGAAAACATGCACCCCTATATGGGTAGCGAGGACTTTGCCTTTATGCTAAAAGAAAAAGCCGGAACATACTGCATGATTGGCAACGGCGACACCTTTATGGTGCATCACCCCAAATATGTTTTCAACCAAGATATGCTTAGCCGCGGCGCAACCTACTGGGTAGCTCTGACGGAAGATTATTTGAAATAA
- the miaA gene encoding tRNA (adenosine(37)-N6)-dimethylallyltransferase MiaA: MNYDLIIVTGPTATGKTKFAIDLADRLNAEIISADSRQVFRGMDLGTGKDISEYSSNGKVVPYHLIDILDAGQKYSVYQFQKDFFVAYNSIKKRGKNVVLCGGTGLYVESIVKNYQMPDVPENPELRKSLENKSLEELGTILSEIKTMHNSTDIDTRNRAIRAIEIATYEKDNLGKSDYPKLNTLIFGVHFERAEIRKRITERLKQRIDEGMIDETRKLIESGVSPDVLISYGLEYKYITWLLQEKISYQQFFSELNTAIHQFAKRQMTWFRRMERNNIKIHWIDGRLPAEEKVAKALEIIDLQEKS; the protein is encoded by the coding sequence ATGAATTACGACCTAATTATAGTAACCGGTCCCACAGCCACAGGGAAAACAAAATTTGCAATCGATTTGGCAGACAGGCTTAACGCTGAAATAATCAGTGCCGACTCGCGACAGGTGTTTCGTGGAATGGATTTGGGAACAGGAAAAGATATTTCTGAATATTCCTCAAACGGGAAAGTTGTTCCCTACCACCTGATAGATATTTTAGATGCCGGACAAAAATATAGCGTTTACCAATTTCAAAAAGATTTCTTCGTAGCCTACAACAGCATAAAGAAACGAGGCAAAAACGTTGTCTTATGCGGTGGTACAGGGCTTTACGTCGAGTCGATAGTAAAAAACTATCAAATGCCTGATGTGCCAGAGAATCCAGAGCTAAGGAAATCTCTCGAAAACAAATCGTTAGAGGAGTTGGGAACTATTCTTTCGGAGATAAAAACAATGCACAACTCAACCGACATTGATACACGCAACCGCGCAATCAGAGCCATTGAAATAGCTACGTATGAAAAAGACAATCTGGGGAAATCTGATTATCCGAAACTTAACACTCTCATTTTCGGGGTACATTTCGAAAGAGCAGAAATACGCAAACGAATTACCGAACGGCTCAAGCAACGTATTGACGAAGGCATGATTGACGAAACACGAAAGCTAATAGAGTCGGGGGTCAGCCCCGATGTGCTTATATCTTATGGGTTGGAATACAAGTATATAACATGGCTATTGCAAGAAAAAATCAGCTACCAGCAGTTTTTCAGCGAGCTAAACACAGCCATTCATCAGTTTGCAAAACGCCAGATGACGTGGTTTCGCAGAATGGAGCGTAATAATATTAAAATTCACTGGATTGATGGCAGGCTACCTGCGGAGGAGAAAGTCGCAAAAGCTTTGGAAATTATTGACTTACAAGAAAAGTCATAA